The following are from one region of the Oryzias melastigma strain HK-1 linkage group LG22, ASM292280v2, whole genome shotgun sequence genome:
- the LOC112149339 gene encoding protein unc-79 homolog isoform X3 has product MSTKAEQFASKIRYLQEYHNRVQHNIYPVPSGTDIANTLKYFSQTLLSILSRTGRKENQEASNLAVPMTMCLFPVPFPLTPSLRPQVSSINPTVTRSLLYSVLRDAPSDRGGQGQQSRDAQLSEYPSLDYQGLYVTLVTLLDLVPLLQHGQHDLGQSIFYTTACLLPFLTDDILSTLPYTMISTLATFPPFLHKDIIEYLSTSFLPMAILGSTRKEGGVPAYVNLSASSMLMIAMQYTSNPVYHCQLLECLMKHKQEVWKDLLYVISYGPSQVKPAAVQMLFHYWPNLKPPGAISEYRGLQYTAWNPIHCQHIECHNAINKPAVKMCIDPTLSVALGDKPPPLYICEECSQRIAGDHAEWLVDVLLPQAEISAICQKKNCSSHVRRAVVTCFSAGCCGRHGNRPVRYCKRCHVNHHSSEVGAAAETHLYQTSPPPINTRECGAEELVCTVEAVISLLKEAEIHAEQREFELNRRRQMGLSASHHSLDNIEFDNKEDDQHDQRLLSQFGIWFLVSLCTPNENTPTESLARLVSMVFQWFHSTAYMMDDEVGSLVEKLKPQFVTKWLKTVCEVRFDVMVMCLLPKPVEFARVGGYWDKSCSTVTQLKEGLNRILCLIPYNVISQPLWECFMPEWLEAIRTEVPDSQLKEFREVLSKMFDIELCPLPFSMEEMFGFISCRFSGYPASVQEQALLWLHVLSELDIVVPLQLLIGMFSDGVNSLKELANQRKARASDLSGNNEARRVSVVSDPGRRGQHNTLSPFPSPFRSPFRSPLRCSPFKNLGHATGHCALDLDCDDDDMNLGCFILMFDLILKQMELQDDGVMLGLDSSLGKDIVGIINNVFQAPWGGSHTCQKDEKALECSLCQSSILCYQLGCELLERLTPRDEINLVEPTDSLEETLLSCQKDFSIGAENESEEGDNPSGTNTEEPSNHSPEDTAMKNNSDKKFSYQQLPVSLKLIYTVLQEMSKFEEPDILFNMLNCLKILCLHGECLYLARKDHPAFLAYIQEKMLIPSLWSMLKSEFCQLASLSVPQLLHALSLPHGADIFWNLINTNFNNKDWKIRFEAVEKVAVLCRFLDIGAVTKNHLLKYALAHAFCCFLASVEDVNPAVATRARLLLDTIKRPALQGLCLCMDFQFDTVVRDRPIILSKLLLLHFLKKDIPALSWEFFVNRFETLSLEAQLHLDCNKEFPFPTTITAVRTNVANLSDAAMWKIRRARFARNQQKSVRSLRDSVRGDPSDSKRAFSLPESLSNRLPLRLTRQELSAPTLGDMIEKVLPARFLLHFNPDASAPLAGQTPSPEDDSIIRDLLPENAGIDHQTVHQLIMVLMKFMAKDQSSAEADIGSAKAFNTVKRHLYVLLGYDQQEGCFMIAPQKMRTSTCFNGFIAGIAQVMDYNISLGKQLLPLVVQVLKYCTCPQLRHYFQQPPRCSLWALRPHIRQMWLKALLVILYKYPYRDMDGSKVVLHLIHITINTLNAQYHSCRPHAAAGPLYSDNSNMSRYSEKEKEEDSVFDESDVHDTPTGAGNKESQTFFARLKRIGGSKSVKYQPVELNAKRSEIELSEYREGGTLPDSILHCVREESTRKKRLQAMHKQKSLDISNTDSILFSLDEHRRKSCIDRCDMQVPPVILPSSAASRRQHGKGSSDGSSARVEPVDRRGSKGGQSDTSKHVIPEVRLSCMETFEDKMDQGSLEGSAQEKEDQDLIDLSSDCTSIQEKHSLLSMSDSDSLVFEPLPPLRIVESDEEFDLSTIIGTKFNESPKVSASPASSSTLRLSPVVQVSVEDCSSERKTPELVSRESGSQQLPVEKRRKPLKQSASLDIPERYESICLESPMTLKQKRDLLRKTPNVPDTSIDDTSEDNRTGIGLCTSPSGRTVFLDIPEDKAEPLSSPEKTKSNSNDEEGDGDDEEDDDMGDEADSDPKPDNADDNDEAEFKIQIVPRQRKQRKIAVSAIQREYLDISFNTFDKLGAEQTTEAAQYRQVKRGSLGALTMSQLMKRQLEHQSSAPHNICTWETVGPTKTSLLSAPSTVSMFVPAPEEFIDEQPTLMSDRCRDCAAVLEEYDEETLSLAVIVLSMFIHLSPDLAAPMLLDIMQSVGRLASSGNFSGQAESMLIPGNVAGVAKQFLRCVFHQLAPNGILPQLFQSNIKDGTFLRTLASSLIDFNELSSIAALNMLLEGLNNKKSLPAGGTMLHCLENIASFMEALPMDSPSNLWTTICNQFQTFLTKLPSVLPLKCPMDASLRIIICLLKIPTTSATRSLLESFSKLLSFVIQYGTFSLSYLVELCGLCYKAFNKERDKFYMSRTVVMELLQALKFKSPVPDTNLLLLVQFVCADIGTRLAESTIIQKHMISTLPGCTTAAMECMRQYISELLDFIADMHTLTKLKSHMKACCQPLHEDTFGGNLKVGLAQVAAMEISKGNHRDNKAVVRYLPWLYHPPSTMQQGPKEFIECVSHIRQLSWLLLGSLTHCALHQGSTSCMPIPLDAGSHIADHLKVILIGFPEQSKTSVLHMCSLFHAFMFAQLWTIYCEQTAAAPSLQNQNQTEFSSGAILTGLEFWSRVTPSILHLMAHNKVMVEMVCLHVISLMEALQECNSTIFVKLIPMWLPMIQSNLKHLSAGLQLRLQAIQNRVNHQCLQVQSPGAPPIALRKWLQCTQFKMAQVEIQSSEAASQFYPM; this is encoded by the exons ATGTCTACCAAGGCAGAGCAGT TTGCCTCTAAGATACGATACTTGCAAGAGTATCACAACCGCGTGCAACACAATATTTATCCTGTGCCCTCCGGAACAGACATTGCAAACACACTGAAATACTTTTCCCAAACGCTGCTCAG CATTCTGTCCCGCACAGGCAGGAAGGAGAACCAGGAAGCTTCCAATTTGGCCGTGCCCATGACCATGTGTCTTTTTCCTGTGCCATTCCCACTCACCCCATCTCTAAGACCACAAGTCAGTTCCATCAACCCTACAGTTACTCGCTCCCTCCTTTACAGCGTTCTGCGCGATGCCCCGTCAGACCGCGGGGGGCAGGGGCAGCAGAGTCGGGACGCTCAGCTCTCAGAGTACCCCTCTCTGGACTATCAGGGCCTCTATGTGACCCTCGTGACCCTGCTTGACCTGGTGCCCCTGCTGCAGCACGGTCAGCATG ATCTGGGCCAGTCTATATTTTACACAACAGCTTGCCTCCTCCCCTTTCTCACTGATGATATCCTCAGCACTTTGCCCTACACTATGATCTCCACATTAGCCACATTTCCCCCTTTTCTCCATAAAGACATCATTGAGTATCTGAGCACATCTTTCCTCCCTATGGCAATAT TGGGCTCTACAAGAAAGGAAGGCGGAGTCCCAGCTTATGTCAATCTGTCAGCTTCGTCTATGCTCATGATTGCAATGCAGTACACCTCAAACCCGG TTTATCACTGTCAGTTGTTGGAGTGTCTGATGAagcacaaacaggaagtctggAAG GACCTGCTTTATGTCATTTCGTACGGCCCGTCCCAAGTAAAACCTGCGGCTGTGCAGATGCTGTTTCATTATTGGCCCAATCTGAAACCACCAGGAGCCATCAGTGAATACAGAGGCCTCCAGTATACTG CCTGGAATCCCATCCATTGTCAACACATTGAGTGCCACAATGCCATCAATAAACCTGCTGTTAAG ATGTGTATTGATCCTACTCTCTCAGTTGCTCTGGGAGACAAGCCCCCTCCACTTTATATATGTGAGGAGTGCAGCCAGAGGATAGCTGG GGATCATGCTGAATGGCTTGTTGATGTCCTTCTGCCTCAAG cagagaTATCTGCCATTTGTCAAAAGAAG AACTGTAGCTCTCATGTCAGGAGGGCCGTGGTCACCTGCTTCTCAGCTGGCTGCTGCGGGCGCCATGGCAACCGGCCTGTCCGCTACTGCAAGCGTTGCCATGTCAACCACCACAGCAGCGAGGTGGGGGCTGCGGCGGAGACCCATCTATACCAGACATCACCTCCACCCATCAACACCCGAGAGTGTGGAGCGGAGGAGCTGGTGTGCACTGTAGAGGCTGTTATAAG TCTTCTGAAGGAGGCAGAAATCCACGCTGAACAGCGGGAGTTTGAGCTGAACAGGCGTCGTCAGATGGGCCTGTCTGCCTCTCACCACTCTCTTGACAACATCGAGTTTGATAACAAGGAGGACGACCAGCATGACCAGCGTCTCCTCAGTCAATTTGGCATCTGGTTCCTG GTAAGCCTGTGCACCCCCAACGAGAACACGCCCACGGAGAGCCTGGCTCGGCTGGTCAGCATGGTCTTCCAGTGGTTTCACTCCACTGCCTACATGATGGACGATGAAGTGGGAAGCCTGGTGGAGAAGCTGAAGCCGCAGTTTGTCACAAAATGGCTGAAGACTGTGTGTGAAGTGCGCTTTGATGTCATGGTCATGTGTCTGCTGCCCAAACCCGTAGAATTTGCCAga GTGGGAGGCTACTGGGACAAGTCGTGTAGCACGGTGACTCAGCTAAAAGAGGGTCTGAACCGTATCCTGTGTCTGATACCGTACAACGTCATCAGCCAGCCTCTCTGGGAGTGCTTTATGCCTGAGTGGCTGGAGGCTATCCGCACGGAGGTACCAGACAGCCAGCTCAAGGAGTTCCGGGAAGTGCTTAG CAAAATGTTTGACATCGAGTTGTGCCCCCTGCCCTTCTCCATGGAGGAAATGTTTGGCTTCATCAGTTGCAGATTCTCTGGCTACCCTGCGTCCGTCCAGGAGCAGGCTCTTCTGTGGCTGCAT GTGTTGTCAGAGCTCGACATCGTGGTTCCTCTTCAGCTGCTGATCGGGATGTTCTCCGATGGAGTGAACTCGTTAAAagaactggccaatcagagaaAAGCCCGTGCCTCGGATCTGTCTGGAAACAACGAAGCACGCCGG GTGAGTGTGGTGTCAGATCCAGGACGCCGTGGGCAACACAACACCCTCAGCCCATTCCCGAGTCCCTTCAGAAGCCCGTTTCGTAGCCCCCTGCGCTGCAGTCCCTTTAAAAACTTGGGTCACGCCACCGGCCACTGCGCTCTGGACCTGGACTGTGACGACGATGACATGAACCTCGGCTGTTTCATCCTCATGTTTGACCTGATCTTAAAGCAg ATGGAGCTCCAGGATGATGGTGTGATGCTGGGTCTAGACAGCAGCCTCGGGAAGGATATTGTGGGCATCATCAACAATGTCTTCCAGGCGCCGTGGGGGGGCTCACATACCTGCCAGAAGGATGAAAAGGCCCTTGAGTGCAGCTTGTGCCAATCCAGCATTCTGTGCTACCAGCTGGGCTGTGAGCTCCTGGAGAGGCTGACCCCCCGGGATGAGATAAACCTGGTG GAACCCACCGATAGTTTGGAGGAAACCTTACTCTCATGTCAAAAAGATTTCTCCATCGGGGCGGAGAATGAAAGCGAGGAAGGAGACAATCCATCCGGGACTAACACAGAGGAACCAAGCAACCACTCTCCAGAGGATACAG CCATGAAAAATAATTCCGACAAGAAGTTCTCCTACCAGCAGCTCCCCGTTTCGCTAAAGCTTATATACACGGTCCTTCAG GAAATGTCAAAGTTTGAGGAGCCCGACATCCTGTTCAACATGCTGAACTGTTTGAAGATCCTGTGTCTCCATGGCGAGTGTTTGTACCTCGCCCGTAAGGACCACCCCGCGTTTCTGGCTTACATCCAGGAGAAGATGCTCATCCCCAG ccTGTGGTCGATGTTGAAGTCCGAGTTCTGCCAGCTGGCCTCCCTGTCCGTGCCGCAGCTCCTCCATGCCCTCTCGCTGCCTCATGGGGCCGACATCTTCTGGAACCTGATCAACACCAACTTCAATAACAAAGACTGGAAAATACGATTTGAAGCTG TTGAGAAGGTTGCTGTGCTGTGTCGGTTCCTGGACATCGGTGCAGTGACTAAAAACCATTTGCTAAAGTACGCTTTGGCCCATGCTTTCTGCTGTTTCCTGGCTTCAGTGGAAGATGTCAACCCAGCTGTGGCCACCAGAGCCCGACTGTTGCTGGACACCATCAAAAGACCGGCTCTTCAG GGACTGTGTTTGTGCATGGACTTCCAGTTTGACACTGTGGTCAGAGATCGCCCCATCATTCTCAGcaaacttctgctgctgcatttcCTGAAGAAGGACATTCCGGCTCTAAGTTGGGAATTTTTTGTGAACCGCTTTGAAACATTATCACTTGAGGCTCAGCTGCACTTGGACTGCAACAAGGAGTTCCCATTCCCCACAA CCATCACAGCTGTTCGGACCAATGTTGCCAACCTCAGCGATGCGGCAATGTGGAAAATAAGAAGAGCCCGCTTTGCCAGGAACCAGCAGAAGAGCGTGCGCTCGCTGCGTGACAGCGTTAGAGGAGACCCGTCAGACTCTAAACGGGCATTTTCACTGCCAGAATCCCTGAGCAATCGACTTC CTTTAAGGCTCACGAGGCAGGAGCTCTCTGCCCCCACACTTGGAGATATGATAGAGAAAGTCCTACCAG CACGTTTCCTCCTGCACTTTAACCCTGATGCTTCAGCCCCTCTTGCAGGGCAAACGCCTTCCCCTGAGGACGACTCCATCATCAGGGATCTGCTGCCCGAGAACGCGGGCATCGATCACCAAACGGTCCACCAGCTCATCATGGTGCTCATGAAATTCATGGCTAAAGACCAGAGCAGTGCCGAGGCGGACATCGGCAGCGCCAAGGCTTTCAACACAGTGAAGCGCCACCTGTACGTGCTGCTGGGCTACGACCAGCAGGAGGGCTGCTTCATGATCGCGCCGCAGAAGATGCGCACCTCCACCTGCTTCAACGGGTTCATAGCCGGCATTGCACAG GTTATGGACTATAATATTagtttggggaagcagctgctccctctggtggtccaGGTGTTGAAGTACTGCACATGTCCACAGCTGAGACACTACTTCCAGCAGCCCCCCCGGTGCTCCCTGTGGGCTCTGAGGCCTCATATTAGACAGATGTGGCTCAAGGCTCTGCTAGTCATTTTGTATAAG TATCCATACCGAGACATGGATGGCAGTAAGGTGGTCCTCCATCTGATCCACATCACCATCAACACGCTGAACGCTCAGTATCACAGCTGTCGTCCACACGCCGCAGCAGGACCCCTTTACAGCGATAACTCCAACATGAGCCGCTACagtgagaaagaaaaag aggaGGACAGCGTTTTCGATGAGTCCGATGTCCATGACACGCCAACTGGTGCTGGAAACAAGGAGTCTCAGACCTTCTTTGCCCGTCTAAAGAGAATCGGAGGCAGCAAGTCGGTGAAGTATCAACCAGTTGAGCTGAATGCCAAGAGAA GCGAAATTGAGCTGTCGGAGTATCGTGAGGGGGGCACTCTACCTGACAGCATCCTTCACTGTGTGAGAGAGGAGAGCACGAGGAAGAAGCGGCTGCAGGCCATGCACAAGCAGAAATCTCTGGACATTTCCAACACCGACTCAATTCTCTTCAGTCTGGATGAACACCGGAGGAAATCCTGTATCGATCGCTGCGACATGCAAGTGCCGCCTGTGATCCTGCCTTCCTCTGCGGCGTCCCGAAGGCAGCACGGGAAGGGATCCTCTGATGGCTCTTCGGCTCGAGTCGAGCCAGTGGACCGAAGAGGATCTAAAGGAGGTCAGTCTGACACATCCAAGCATGTCATCCCAGAAGTGCGCCTGAGCTGCATGGAAACCTTTGAAGACAAAATGGATCAGGGTTCTTTAGAGGGATCAGCGCAGGAGAAGGAGGACCAGGATCTCATTGATCTTTCTTCCGACTGCACCTCCATTCAGGAAAAACACTCCTTGCTCTCCATGTCTGACAGTGACTCCTTAGTGTTTGAACCACTGCCTCCACTTAGGATAGTGGAGAGCGATGAAGAGTTTGACCTCAGCACCATCATAGGGACCAAGTTTAACGAGAGCCCCAAAGTCTCAGCTTCCCCTGCCAGTAGCAGCACTTTGCGGCTGTCCCCTGTGGTTCAGGTGAGTGTGGAGGACTGCTCCAGTGAAAGAAAGACACCAGAACTTGTTTCAAGAGAAAGCGGCTCACAACAACTACCTGTGGAGAAGAGACGGAAGCCGCTGAAGCAAAGCGCCTCCTTAGATATCCCCGAGCGCTATGAGAGCATCTGCCTTGAAAGCCCCATGACTCTGAAGCAGAAGAGAGACCTCCTGAGGAAGACGCCAAATGTTCCTGACACATCGATAGACGACACGTCTGAGGATAATCGGACTGGGATCGGGCTCTGCACGAGTCCGTCTGGCAGGACCGTCTTCCTGGACATCCCAGAGGACAAAGCGGAGCCGCTCTCCTCGCCAGAGAAAACCAAAAGCAACAGCAATGATGAAGAAGGGGATGGAGATGACGAGGAAGATGACGACATGGGCGATGAAGCAGACAGCGACCCCAAACCTGATAACGCAGACGACAACGACGAAGCTGAGTTCAAGATCCAGATTGTTCCCAGGCAGCGTAAGCAGAGGAAGATAGCAGTCAGCGCCATCCAGAGAGAATATCTGGACATTTCCTTCAACACGTTCGACAAGCTGGGAGCCGAGCAGACCACAGAAGCGG CTCAGTACCGTCAAGTGAAGCGAGGCTCCCTGGGGGCTCTAACTATGAGTCAGCTGATGAAAAGACAGCTGGAGCATCAGTCCAGCGCGCCGCACAACATCTGCACTTGGGAGACGG TAGGTCCAACAAAAACCAGTCTTTTGTCGGCACCGAGCACGGTTAGCATGTTCGTTCCGGCGCCTGAGGAGTTCATCGACGAGCAGCCCACCTTGATGTCTGACAG gtGTCGGGACTGTGCAGCTGTGCTGGAGGAATATGATGAGGAGACCCTCAGCCTCGCTGTTATAGTCCTCTCAATGTTCATCCACCTCAGCCCTGATTTGGCTGCTCCGATGCTGCTCGACATCATGCAGTCTGTGGGCAG ATTGGCATCTAGTGGCAATttttctggacaagctgaaag TATGCTGATACCAGGCAATGTGGCAGGTGTAGCCAAGCAATTCCTGCGCTGTGTGTTTCACCAGCTGGCCCCCAATGGCATCCTGCCCCAGCTTTTTCAGAGCAACATCaaag ATGGGACGTTTCTGCGAACCTTAGCATCTTCCTTGATTGATTTCAACGAGCTGAGCTCTATTGCAGCCCTCAACATGCTGCTAGAG GGCTTGAACAACAAAAAGAGTCTGCCAGCAGGGGGCACAATGCTGCACTGCCTGGAAAACATTGCCTCCTTCATGGAAGCTCTCCCCATGGATTCTCCTAGCAACCTGTGGACTACCATCTGCAACCAGTTCCAGACCTTCCTCACAAAGCTGCCCTCTGTGCTTCCCCTGAAG TGCCCGATGGATGCCAGTTTAAGGATCATCATTTGTCTTCTAAAAATCCCAACGACAAGCGCAACTCGG AGTCTCCTTGAATCCTTCTCCAAGCTGCTGAGCTTTGTTATCCAGTATGGCACGTTCAGCCTCTCCTACCTTGTAGAGTTGTGTGGTCTGTGCTACAAAGCCTTCAATAAG GAGAGAGATAAGTTTTACATGTCCCGCACTGTGGTGATGGAGCTTCTGCAGGCTCTCAAGTTCAAGTCTCCTGTGCCTGACACAAACTTGTTACTGCTGGTCCAg TTTGTTTGTGCAGATATTGGCACACGACTGGCTGAATCCACCATCATCCAGAAGCACATGATCTCCACGTTGCCAGGG TGTACAACCGCTGCAATGGAATGCATGAGGCAATACATAAGTGAGCTGCTAGACTTCATTGCAGACATGCACACACTAACCAAGCTGAAA AGCCACATGAAGGCCTGCTGTCAGCCGCTGCATGAGGACACGTTTGGGGGCAACCTGAAAGTGGGTTTGGCCCAAGTGGCAGCCATGGAGATCAGCAAAGGCAATCACCGTGATAATAAAGCTGTGGTTCGATATCTTCCCTGGCTTTATCACCCACCATCCACCATGCAGCAAGG